The nucleotide window AAGAGAAATGCTATTTTACTAATTGGCGGAAATAAAGCTACATCTAAGAAATTTTATCCAAACATGATTAAAAAATCTGAAGAATTATATGCTGAATATTTAGGAGATTTGTAATATGATTAAGAAAAAAAAAGAATTAAAAAGTTTTGATACTGATCTTACTAAATTTGTCTCACAAGATATTATTGAACAAGCAAAAGCTGAGGCTCAAAAACAAATCTTCAAATTGAAGCTTGCTGAACTAAGACAAAAACAAGGAATCAAGCAAACTGATGTGGATGGTTTTTCTCAAGTTAGCGTTTCAAGAATTGAATCTAGATCTGATATTAAAATCTCTACTCTAGTCGATTATGTTCACGCTTGTGGATTTGATGTTGAGATTAAAGCTGTCCCCAAAAAAAAGAAGAACAAAGAAGAATTTGTTTTATTAAG belongs to Leptospira montravelensis and includes:
- a CDS encoding helix-turn-helix domain-containing protein: MIKKKKELKSFDTDLTKFVSQDIIEQAKAEAQKQIFKLKLAELRQKQGIKQTDVDGFSQVSVSRIESRSDIKISTLVDYVHACGFDVEIKAVPKKKKNKEEFVLLRA